A window from Desulfurispora thermophila DSM 16022 encodes these proteins:
- the rpsB gene encoding 30S ribosomal protein S2: MAVISMKQLLEAGVHFGHQTRRWNPKMAPYIFTDRNGIYIIDLQKTVRKVEEAYNFVRNLAAEGGTVLFVGTKKQAQDAVKEEAERCGMFYVNQRWLGGMLTNFQTIRRRIERLHELERMEADGSMALLPKKEVARLLHEKERLQKFLGGIKEMRRLPDALFVIDPRKEKIAVAEARKLGIPIVAIVDTNCDPDEIDYVIPGNDDAIRAVRLLTSKMADAVLEGKQGEQLSDAKPAQPAGEVAPEDSPVEAE, translated from the coding sequence ATGGCGGTTATTTCCATGAAACAGCTTCTGGAGGCCGGGGTGCACTTCGGTCACCAAACCAGACGCTGGAATCCCAAAATGGCCCCCTACATCTTTACCGATCGCAACGGCATTTACATCATTGACTTGCAGAAGACCGTGCGCAAGGTGGAGGAGGCCTATAATTTTGTCCGCAATCTGGCGGCGGAGGGCGGTACGGTTCTGTTTGTGGGTACCAAAAAGCAGGCCCAGGATGCCGTGAAGGAAGAAGCCGAGCGCTGTGGCATGTTTTATGTCAACCAGCGCTGGCTGGGGGGTATGCTGACCAACTTCCAGACCATTCGGCGGCGTATTGAGCGCCTGCACGAGCTGGAGCGCATGGAAGCGGACGGCAGCATGGCTCTTTTGCCCAAGAAGGAAGTGGCGCGGCTTTTGCACGAAAAGGAACGACTGCAAAAGTTCCTGGGCGGTATTAAAGAAATGCGTCGTTTACCCGATGCGCTGTTTGTTATCGACCCGCGCAAAGAAAAAATTGCCGTGGCGGAAGCCCGCAAGCTGGGTATTCCCATTGTGGCCATCGTGGATACCAACTGCGACCCGGACGAAATTGATTATGTCATTCCGGGCAACGACGATGCCATCCGGGCGGTGCGCCTTTTGACCTCCAAAATGGCCGATGCCGTTTTGGAAGGCAAACAGGGCGAGCAACTCAGCGATGCAAAGCCCGCTCAGCCGGCCGGTGAGGTTGCACCGGAAGACAGTCCGGTGGAAGCAGAATAA
- the codY gene encoding GTP-sensing pleiotropic transcriptional regulator CodY, whose amino-acid sequence MRSLLEKTRAINKLLQKSAGYPVDYKEIAAILSENINCSVYIIDRRGKTLGHQYLKGFTCEIMRDIVESPEGFPEEYNENLLKITETHANICQTVNICVFAHDKRCKFNNKVTTVVPIVGAGSRLGTLVLAKFDEHFTDEDLILAEYGATVVGMEILRARAGRMEEEARKRAAVQVALGTLSYSELDAVQHIFRQLDGDEGLLVASKIADRVGITRSVIVNALRKFESAGVIESKSLGMKGTYIRVLNDRLLEELERMKQH is encoded by the coding sequence TTGCGTAGTTTACTGGAAAAAACCAGGGCTATCAATAAGCTTTTGCAGAAGTCGGCCGGTTATCCGGTGGATTACAAAGAAATTGCGGCCATTTTGAGCGAAAACATCAACTGCAGTGTGTATATTATCGACCGGCGGGGTAAAACGCTGGGCCACCAGTATTTAAAGGGTTTTACGTGTGAAATCATGCGCGATATTGTGGAGTCGCCGGAAGGTTTTCCCGAGGAATACAATGAAAACCTTTTGAAGATCACCGAGACCCACGCCAACATCTGCCAGACGGTTAACATTTGCGTTTTTGCTCATGACAAACGCTGCAAATTCAACAACAAAGTGACCACGGTGGTGCCCATTGTGGGGGCCGGTTCCCGCCTGGGGACGCTGGTGCTGGCCAAGTTTGACGAACATTTCACCGATGAGGATTTGATCCTGGCCGAGTACGGTGCTACGGTGGTGGGTATGGAGATACTGCGCGCCCGGGCTGGCCGCATGGAAGAGGAAGCCAGAAAGCGAGCAGCCGTGCAGGTGGCGCTGGGTACCCTCTCCTACTCCGAGCTGGACGCCGTACAGCACATTTTCCGCCAGTTGGACGGCGACGAAGGCCTGCTGGTGGCCAGTAAAATCGCCGACCGGGTGGGGATCACCCGCTCTGTGATAGTGAACGCCCTGCGCAAGTTTGAGAGCGCCGGCGTAATCGAGTCCAAGTCGCTGGGTATGAAGGGCACCTACATCCGGGTCTTGAACGACCGCTTGCTGGAAGAACTGGAACGCATGAAGCAACACTGA